The genomic interval ATCTAACTGAATTATATCAAAGATCTGAAACAGGTTTGCGAATCGGAAAAGCCATTTCTGAAATGCTTTATGTGCGCAAACAGCAGGAACAGATTAATCTTTTGACGCTTTCGCCTCAAGAACGTTATATAAAACTTATAGAATCTAGACCTGAAATTTTTCAAAGAACTCCATTAAAAATCATCGCTTCTTACCTCGGATTAACGGCAGAAAGTTTAAGCCGAATTCGAAAAAGAGTTATCGAAAAATGATTTCTTACCCAAAGTCAATTTTGTTTTCATTTTGCCTTGCTAAGTTTGCTTTACTAAATCAAACAAAATAACCGATGAAAAATAAAATCAACTTTGGAGCCATTATAGTTTATTACGTAATTGCAATTACTTGCAGATATGTTGCTGTAAAAACTACTTTATTATCTGCAATAGAAAATCCTTATTTAGAAATTCTTCTTCGCGGCGTTGGCCCAGCTTTAGGAGCTTTGGCTGCCATAAAAATATTCTCGCTTCATAATCCAATGTCTTTGAAAGGAATATACAAAAATGCAATTGTACCTTTTGCAGTATATTGGATTCTTCCAGCGGTTTTAATTGCTGGTGTTTATTATTTTGTAATGGGTAAATTCCCGATTTTATTACTGTTTACAGTTTTAGTTTACGGACTTTTAGAAGAAATCGGATGGCGCGGATTTTTACAAGAACAGCTAAAATCACTTCCTAAATTTACTTCTATATTGATTATTGCTATTCTTTGGTTTGCGTGGCATTTAAATTTCGAAACCACGCCAAGCAATATGATTTTCTTTGGAATAATTTTCTTTGGAACTTGGGGAATCGGAAAAGTTTATTCTTCTACCGGATCATTATTAGCAGTTGCTGGAGTGCATTCATTAAACAATTTCTTTCGCAACGGTTTGCATCAAACAGAACTTACCCTGATTCTTTCTTTACTCATAATATGGATTAGTTTTATTATTATTTATAATAGAAAATATAAAACCGCTGCAAATGCGGCTTAAGGAATAAGTTTTAAATATTTTATAAAAAAACGGCGCAAATAGTAAGAGTTTGCGCTGTTTTTATTTTTTAACGAAAATTAATTCAATCTTTCTGTAGTTTCCATTCTCAGACAATATTCACTTCCCAAATAAAGCGGATTACCATGTTTTTCAGACCAAAATCCGTCTAGAATATCTTTGTTAATGCATCTGTAAACCGCAACTCCTTTGTAGGTTTTATGATCGTCTCCTTTATATCTAAAATTAATAACTAGAATATTGTCTTTAAAAAAACCAGTCCCTTTTTGCACTTGCGAATTATTAATAACCCACTCTGCTTTTATTCTATTATTGGAATCTAAAGTTAAAGTCAAAACGCCTTTGTAAGTGATCTCGTTACTTTCATCTTGATTGCTTCCTGAAATGGCATAATTCCCAACTAAATCTTGTATTGTCATTTGTTCTTAATATAAAAAGGCAAAGATAAAAATATCAAACAGCTTCTTTGTAGTAAAACATTTTGAAACTTCAATTTTAGCTCTTAATGAAAATTTAGCAACTGGAAATGAGAATCGTATAAAATAACCCGAAACCTAATTTTTAATTTTAATGAAATAAGTTTTAAGATTTATTAATTAAAAGAAATGAATTATGACAACTGATAGATACACCAATTACGAAGATGAAAATCAAAATTATTCAGAACAATATCAAGATCCTTTTGATGAAAGATTTCTTTTTGAAGAAAATCAATTAACCGAAAATGATTTTTTGAATGCTACGGATAAAAATAATGACGATGATTTTGATTTTGAACAAAATACACCGGAAAGCGATCTAGATGATGATATTGAAGATTTAGACGAAAATGACATGGATGACGATCTAGTGGAACGTTACGATGAAAATGATCGCGAACCAGAAACGTTTAGCGATGATGGTTATAAGATTGATTAATTTATAAAAATAAAAAAATGCTGCCTTTATAGACAGCATTTTTTTTATTCTAAAAGTCTTTCTGTTTTTTCTAAAAAACTATTCATAGCTTCTTTAATGTCAATTCCAGATCTTTCTGCAATTACAATTAGCCACCAAATATTTTCGCCCAATTTATGTTTTAATTCAGATTCAGAATCCAGTTTAGGCCAGCGTTCTTGTTGCGACATTACATTTCTGCCAATTAAACCAGCATCGGTTAGATAAGCCAAAGCATCTTCTTCTACAGACCATTTACTGCCGTGATGATGCAATTCTAGTTCGTGATATTTTTTTCTGATTTCTAAAGAACGCTCAATAATCTCGTCAAATGTTGTGCTCATAATTTCTTTTTTTTTAATGAATTAAATCTGCTTTCGCGAAGATTATTTTTTTATTTTTAAATGTTAAATCAAAGGTTCCTCCCAATTTTCCTTCTGAAAAATCTCCCGTAAATTCGACTTCAAGATGAACGTTTTCTTCATCTTTTACATTCAAATTTATTAATTTTGTAGTGGTATTATAACCAATAAAATAGCTATCAAAATAATCTTTAATTCCTTTGTGACCAATAAATTGTCTTCCAACGGAAGGATCGTCTAATATGGCATCGGATTCGTAAAACTCAAGATACTTTTCGGCATCAAAGTTATTGCTGGCAATAAGCCAATCATTAATAAAATTATGTATGTTCATTGTAATTTCTTTAAAAATTAAACCTAGTTCAATAGGCTTTTTTTGTAATCTGAAGGAGACAGATTGGTTTTGCTTTTAAAAAGCTTATTAAAAGACTGCGGATGTTCAAAACCTAAATGAAACGCAATTTCTGCTGTTGTCATTTCATCTTTCGCCAGATATTCTTTTGCTTTTTCAATTACTTTTTCATGAATAAATTGCTGTGTATTTAAACCAATTAAATTTCGAAGTAAATCGCTCAGATAGCGAGGTGTCACATTCAAACTTTCTGCAATAATATTTACTGAAGGCAAACCTTTCATTGCAGCTTTATTTTCTCTAAAATAAGTTTCTAATTGATTTTCCAATTTAGAAAGAAGATCATTATTTACCGCTTTTCGCGTAATAAACTGACGATCGTAAAAACGATTGGCATAATTGAGCAGTAATTCTATTTGCGAAATAATAACATCTTGACTGAATTTATCAATTCGTTCCTTCAATTCATCTTGAATAAACAGATAAATGCTTAAGATTGTCGTCTTTTCTTTTTCAGAAAGATAAAGTGCTTCTGCTGCAGAATAACTAAAAAATCCATATTGTTTTATCTGTGAATCTAAAGCATAAGAACGAAGTAAATCAGGATGAATGTGTAAAGACATTCCGTCGTAATTGGCTTCTTCTTCTTGCATGCGCAATAATTGTCCCGGCGCAACAAAAGACATTCCGCCTTCTTCAAAATCATAAAATCCCTGGCCGTATTTTAGTTTTCCTGAAAATTTGGTTTTAAAAGAGATTTTATAAAAGTTCAGAATAATTCCGCCTTCCAAATCGTCAGGATCAAATTCGGCTTCCCCATAGTTTATAATACTAATAAGCGGATGAAGTGGCGCTGGAAGTCCCATTGCTTTGTGCAATTGAGATAAGGAATTGAATATAACGGGTTGTTTTTTCATTGCTAACAAATTTAATCATTTATAATGCTTAGAATGTATTTTGATTTATATTAAAAATTGAGGAAGCATTTTTTGAAATTGATTTTCTGGCGTTATAACCAAACGTTCGTTATACAATTCATTAGCATCTTTTCCAGCTATATATCGCAATTGAGCTTTATCATCTGTTGCTGCGTCATAAATAATTTCAGCAACGCTTTCTGCTTTAGTATAATTTGCCAGTTGTTCTTCGCTGTAACCTTCGCTGACTTTCGCAATTAAACCTTGATATGCTTGATGTAAACCGCCTTGCAAAGATCTACCGGCAAAATCAGTCTGCATTCCGCCGGGAGCTACGACTTTTACTTTGATTCCGAATTGCGCCAATTCATAAGCCAAACCTTCTGAAAATCCGTCAACTGCAAATTTTGAAGCATTATAAATCGAACAAGTCGGATAACCCAATAAACCAAATGTTGAGGTAATATTAATGAATGTTCCGCTTTGTCTTTCTCTAAAATAAGGCACGAAAGCCCTTGAAACATTGATTACACCAAAAAGATTCGTTTGAAGCTGATTCTCAATTTGCTCTTCGCTAAAAGATTCTAAAGGACCTATTAATCCATAACCTGCATTATTCAAAACAACATCTACATTTTCTGTTGCTAAAACTTGATTTATGCTTTCCTTTATCTGAGATGAATTTGTAACGTCTAGCGCAATAACTTTTACATTTTCTAAACTCGTTAATTCTGTTTCGTTTTCAGGTTTGCGCATGGTAGCAATAACATTCCAGCCTTTTTCTTGAAATAATTTTGCTGTTGCTTTTCCTAAACCTGATGAAGCGCCTGTAATAAAAATTGTCTTTCTCATAATTGCAGTATTTAATTGTACACTGCAAAATTGTCCTTATTTAAACTTTAGCATGTAGCCAAAAAGGAGAATAGATAAGTCGAAATTACGGAGCACAAAAAAATGTTTTATTATAATTTGTTGTTATTCAGATAAATTGCAACGAATATTTCCTAAAACAACGAAATATCGTAAATTTAAAAATGCTTAAAATCAGGCAATTACCTAAAATCAAAGACATTTAAATAAAGGCATATTAATTGGCTGTTATTTACGATAAAAAAACAAATTTGAATACCTAAAATGAAAACACGCAAGACAAATGCATTTGATCAAGTTAAAAATTAAGAACATTTTTTACTTCTTAATCTAGATTAATCGATCAAGATTTCATTCTAATATACATTTGCATCATACTAATAACAAAACAATAATTAAAACAATAGAAAAGTTTAAATCTTAAACTTAATTATCAATTTTAATTAAAATAATAAAATAATATTAATCTAAAAACTAAAAAATCATGAGCACATTTACAGTAAAAGACGGAACAGAAATTTATTACAAAGATTGGGGAAATGGACAACCAATTGTTTTTCATCACGGATGGCCTTTATCAAGCGATGATTGGGACGCACAAATGATGTTTTTCCTAAAACAAGGTTACAGAGTTATTGCACACGATCGACGCGGACATGGTCGTTCTGGTCAAGCTTCTGAAGGAAATAATATGGAAACTTACGCATCTGATATTGCTGAATTAACTGAGGCATTAGATTTAAAAGATGCAATTCACGTAGGACACTCAACTGGTGGCGGAGAAGTAATTCGTTACGCAGCAAAATACGG from Flavobacterium sp. YJ01 carries:
- a CDS encoding SDR family oxidoreductase — its product is MRKTIFITGASSGLGKATAKLFQEKGWNVIATMRKPENETELTSLENVKVIALDVTNSSQIKESINQVLATENVDVVLNNAGYGLIGPLESFSEEQIENQLQTNLFGVINVSRAFVPYFRERQSGTFINITSTFGLLGYPTCSIYNASKFAVDGFSEGLAYELAQFGIKVKVVAPGGMQTDFAGRSLQGGLHQAYQGLIAKVSEGYSEEQLANYTKAESVAEIIYDAATDDKAQLRYIAGKDANELYNERLVITPENQFQKMLPQFLI
- a CDS encoding CPBP family intramembrane glutamic endopeptidase; the protein is MKNKINFGAIIVYYVIAITCRYVAVKTTLLSAIENPYLEILLRGVGPALGALAAIKIFSLHNPMSLKGIYKNAIVPFAVYWILPAVLIAGVYYFVMGKFPILLLFTVLVYGLLEEIGWRGFLQEQLKSLPKFTSILIIAILWFAWHLNFETTPSNMIFFGIIFFGTWGIGKVYSSTGSLLAVAGVHSLNNFFRNGLHQTELTLILSLLIIWISFIIIYNRKYKTAANAA
- a CDS encoding MazG-like protein, yielding MSTTFDEIIERSLEIRKKYHELELHHHGSKWSVEEDALAYLTDAGLIGRNVMSQQERWPKLDSESELKHKLGENIWWLIVIAERSGIDIKEAMNSFLEKTERLLE
- a CDS encoding nuclear transport factor 2 family protein, whose amino-acid sequence is MNIHNFINDWLIASNNFDAEKYLEFYESDAILDDPSVGRQFIGHKGIKDYFDSYFIGYNTTTKLINLNVKDEENVHLEVEFTGDFSEGKLGGTFDLTFKNKKIIFAKADLIH
- a CDS encoding helix-turn-helix domain-containing protein — translated: MKKQPVIFNSLSQLHKAMGLPAPLHPLISIINYGEAEFDPDDLEGGIILNFYKISFKTKFSGKLKYGQGFYDFEEGGMSFVAPGQLLRMQEEEANYDGMSLHIHPDLLRSYALDSQIKQYGFFSYSAAEALYLSEKEKTTILSIYLFIQDELKERIDKFSQDVIISQIELLLNYANRFYDRQFITRKAVNNDLLSKLENQLETYFRENKAAMKGLPSVNIIAESLNVTPRYLSDLLRNLIGLNTQQFIHEKVIEKAKEYLAKDEMTTAEIAFHLGFEHPQSFNKLFKSKTNLSPSDYKKSLLN